The following proteins are encoded in a genomic region of Mycolicibacterium rutilum:
- a CDS encoding GNAT family N-acetyltransferase, protein MSEVIRRVRAGDEVELTAMIHELAQFEHASEQCVVTEDQLRQALFGEAPTIHGHLVEVDGRPAAGALWFLNFSTWDGVPGIYLEDLYVRPQFRRRGLARKILATLARECVEHGYSRLSWAVLDWNVNAIALYDAVGGKQQSDWITYRVSGPDLSALASELP, encoded by the coding sequence GTGAGCGAGGTGATCCGCCGGGTGCGAGCGGGCGACGAGGTCGAGCTCACCGCGATGATCCACGAACTCGCCCAGTTCGAGCACGCCTCCGAGCAGTGCGTCGTCACCGAAGACCAGTTGCGTCAGGCGCTGTTCGGCGAAGCGCCCACCATCCACGGGCACCTCGTCGAGGTCGACGGCCGGCCGGCCGCGGGCGCGTTGTGGTTCCTCAACTTCTCCACCTGGGACGGCGTTCCCGGGATCTACCTCGAGGACCTCTACGTGCGCCCGCAGTTCCGCAGGCGCGGGTTGGCGCGCAAGATCCTGGCGACGCTGGCGCGCGAATGCGTCGAGCACGGATACAGCCGGCTGAGTTGGGCGGTGCTGGACTGGAACGTCAACGCCATCGCCCTCTACGACGCCGTGGGCGGCAAGCAGCAGAGCGACTGGATCACCTACCGGGTGTCGGGCCCGGACTTGTCGGCGCTGGCGTCAGAACTGCCCTGA
- a CDS encoding Rv3212 family protein produces MVKPERRTKTDVLVAVAIAVVVAVTAGLIWWTSDARATQSRPAAAPVPDLVSAREVPTALRQLWTAPSGKTTTPIVAGGAVVTGDGRTVEGRDPATGTPLWSYARDLELCGVTSVYEYAVAVYPDVRGCGQVSTIDAETGMRGAARTSYADDRVTLTSDGTTVLSAGENRLELLRSDMVRMISYGALDAPIKPGTPATPLCRFVSTQASSSAVSLLEACPGQADLRLTLLRPADDEDAPELKYIPQEGVAKDSDARVVAVADTTTAVYVPTPTPTVHIVDDTGATTASTQVGRPVSPQATASRAGDLITWWTGDSVMVFSANGLRYLYTIAPAGPNVPLGPGTVMAGKLMVPVTSGYDVFDAQTGRGERHIALDRAGSPTPVVPAVAGTTVVEQRGGELVALG; encoded by the coding sequence ATGGTCAAACCCGAACGCCGCACCAAGACCGACGTGCTGGTGGCCGTGGCGATCGCCGTGGTGGTGGCGGTGACCGCCGGGCTGATCTGGTGGACGAGCGACGCCCGCGCGACGCAGAGCCGACCGGCCGCCGCCCCGGTGCCCGACCTGGTGTCCGCCAGGGAGGTGCCGACCGCGCTGCGGCAGCTGTGGACCGCGCCGAGCGGCAAGACCACGACGCCGATCGTCGCCGGCGGCGCGGTGGTGACCGGTGACGGACGCACGGTGGAGGGCCGCGACCCTGCCACCGGCACCCCGCTGTGGAGCTACGCGCGTGATCTCGAGCTGTGCGGCGTCACCTCCGTCTACGAGTACGCCGTCGCCGTCTATCCCGACGTGCGCGGCTGCGGACAGGTCAGCACGATCGACGCCGAGACCGGGATGCGCGGCGCCGCGCGCACGTCCTACGCCGATGACCGGGTCACGCTGACCTCCGACGGCACCACCGTGCTGTCGGCCGGCGAGAACCGGCTGGAACTGCTGCGCTCGGACATGGTGCGGATGATCAGCTACGGAGCGCTCGACGCGCCGATCAAACCCGGCACCCCGGCCACGCCGCTGTGCCGGTTCGTCTCGACGCAGGCCAGTTCCAGCGCGGTGTCGCTGCTGGAGGCGTGTCCGGGGCAGGCCGACCTGCGGCTGACGCTGCTGCGGCCCGCCGACGACGAGGACGCCCCCGAGCTGAAGTACATCCCGCAGGAGGGCGTCGCCAAGGACTCCGACGCCCGCGTCGTGGCCGTCGCCGACACCACGACCGCGGTCTACGTCCCCACCCCGACGCCGACCGTGCACATCGTCGACGACACCGGCGCCACCACCGCCAGCACCCAGGTGGGCAGGCCGGTGTCACCGCAGGCCACCGCGTCGCGGGCCGGCGACCTGATCACCTGGTGGACCGGGGACAGCGTGATGGTGTTCTCCGCCAACGGACTTCGCTATCTCTACACGATCGCCCCGGCGGGGCCCAACGTCCCGCTGGGTCCGGGCACCGTGATGGCGGGCAAGCTGATGGTGCCGGTCACGAGCGGGTACGACGTGTTCGACGCGCAGACCGGCCGCGGCGAGCGCCACATCGCGCTGGACCGCGCGGGCAGTCCGACACCGGTGGTGCCCGCGGTGGCCGGTACGACGGTGGTGGAGCAGCGCGGCGGCGAACTGGTGGCGCTCGGCTAG
- a CDS encoding TetR/AcrR family transcriptional regulator → MSDLANTARRGAQRGSGETVGRRGNRLPRDERRGQLLIAASEVFVDRGYHAAGMDEIADRAGVSKPVLYQHFSSKLELYLAVLAKHVENLVSGVRQALRTTTDNRQRLRAAVQAFFDFIEHDGQGYRLIFENDYVTEPQVAAQVKVATEACTDAVFDLISRDSGLEAHRARMIAVGLVAISVDSARYWLNNERPISKEAAVEGTVQFAWGGLSHVPLTRS, encoded by the coding sequence ATGAGCGATCTCGCCAACACCGCGAGGAGGGGCGCGCAACGAGGCAGCGGCGAAACAGTCGGCCGCCGCGGCAATCGGCTTCCGCGCGATGAGCGCCGCGGTCAGCTACTGATCGCCGCCAGCGAGGTTTTCGTCGACCGCGGCTACCACGCCGCCGGGATGGATGAGATCGCCGACCGCGCCGGGGTGAGCAAACCGGTTCTGTACCAACACTTCTCGTCGAAGCTCGAGCTGTACCTCGCGGTGCTGGCCAAGCATGTCGAGAACCTGGTGTCCGGGGTCCGCCAGGCGCTGCGCACCACCACCGACAACCGGCAGCGGTTGCGCGCCGCGGTGCAGGCGTTCTTCGACTTCATCGAGCACGACGGCCAGGGCTACCGGCTGATCTTCGAGAACGATTACGTGACCGAACCGCAGGTCGCCGCTCAGGTGAAGGTGGCCACCGAGGCATGCACCGACGCGGTGTTCGACCTGATCAGCCGCGATTCCGGGCTGGAGGCGCACCGCGCGCGGATGATCGCGGTGGGGCTGGTGGCGATCAGCGTCGACTCGGCGCGCTACTGGCTCAACAACGAGCGGCCGATCTCCAAGGAGGCCGCGGTGGAGGGCACGGTGCAGTTCGCCTGGGGCGGTCTGTCACACGTGCCGCTCACGCGCTCCTAA
- a CDS encoding DEAD/DEAH box helicase: MTHLNPTFSELGVRDEIVRALAEDGKEHPFAIQELTMPMALAGDDLIGQARTGMGKTLAFGVPLLQRITTDESRPLTGVPRALVVVPTRELCLQVFNDLATAAKYLTVGDRKLSVTSIYGGRPYEAQIEALDKGVDVVVGTPGRLLDLAQQGHLKLGGLSMLVLDEADEMLDLGFLPDIERILRQIPDSRQSMLFSATMPDPIITLARTFMNQPTHIRAEAPHSAATHDTTEQFAYRAHALDKVEMVARILQAEGRGATMIFTRTKRTAQKVSDELAERGFKVGAVHGDLGQGAREKALKSFRTGEIDVLVATDVAARGIDIDDVTHVINYQIPEDEQAYVHRIGRTGRAGKTGVAVTLVDWDELARWTMIDKALNLGCPDPAETYSSSPHLYTELGIPAEAGGTVGEPVKAQGSKRAPAEKSADRPARTRNRTRRRTRGGKPVTGHPESGAEQPAETGESAGEEAGAPAKRRRRRRPRKAPASAG; the protein is encoded by the coding sequence ATGACGCATCTCAACCCCACATTTTCTGAACTAGGAGTCCGCGACGAGATCGTGCGGGCGCTCGCCGAGGATGGCAAGGAACACCCGTTCGCCATCCAGGAGCTGACGATGCCGATGGCACTCGCCGGCGACGATCTGATCGGTCAGGCCCGCACCGGCATGGGCAAGACCCTGGCGTTCGGGGTGCCGCTGCTGCAGCGGATCACCACCGACGAGTCCCGCCCGCTGACCGGTGTGCCCCGCGCCCTGGTCGTGGTGCCCACCCGCGAGCTGTGCCTGCAGGTCTTCAACGACCTGGCGACGGCCGCGAAGTACCTGACGGTCGGCGACCGCAAGCTCTCTGTCACGTCGATCTACGGCGGCCGCCCCTACGAGGCGCAGATCGAGGCGCTCGACAAGGGCGTCGACGTGGTCGTCGGCACCCCGGGCCGGCTGCTCGACCTCGCCCAGCAGGGCCATCTCAAGCTGGGTGGCCTGTCGATGCTGGTGCTCGACGAGGCCGACGAAATGCTCGACCTGGGCTTCCTGCCCGACATCGAGCGCATCCTGCGGCAGATCCCCGACAGCCGGCAGTCGATGCTGTTCTCGGCGACCATGCCGGACCCGATCATCACGCTGGCGCGCACGTTCATGAACCAGCCGACCCACATCCGGGCCGAGGCCCCGCATTCGGCGGCCACCCACGACACGACCGAGCAGTTCGCCTACCGCGCGCACGCGCTGGACAAGGTGGAGATGGTCGCGCGCATCCTGCAGGCCGAGGGCCGCGGCGCGACGATGATCTTCACCCGCACAAAGCGGACCGCCCAGAAGGTGTCCGACGAGCTGGCCGAACGCGGCTTCAAGGTCGGCGCCGTGCACGGTGACCTCGGTCAGGGCGCCCGCGAGAAGGCGCTCAAGTCGTTCCGCACCGGCGAGATCGACGTGCTCGTCGCGACCGATGTGGCCGCGCGCGGCATCGACATCGACGACGTCACCCACGTCATCAACTACCAGATCCCCGAGGACGAGCAGGCCTACGTGCACCGCATCGGCCGCACCGGTCGCGCCGGCAAGACCGGTGTCGCGGTGACGCTCGTGGACTGGGACGAGCTGGCCCGCTGGACGATGATCGATAAGGCGCTCAACCTCGGCTGCCCCGATCCGGCCGAGACGTACTCCAGCTCGCCGCACCTGTACACCGAACTCGGCATCCCCGCCGAGGCCGGCGGCACCGTCGGCGAGCCCGTCAAGGCCCAGGGCAGCAAGCGCGCCCCTGCGGAGAAGTCCGCCGACCGGCCCGCCCGCACCCGCAACCGGACCCGTCGCCGCACCCGCGGCGGCAAGCCGGTCACCGGGCACCCCGAGTCGGGCGCCGAGCAGCCCGCCGAGACCGGTGAGAGCGCCGGCGAGGAAGCGGGCGCACCGGCCAAGCGCAGGCGGCGCCGCCGGCCGCGCAAGGCCCCGGCCAGCGCCGGCTAG
- a CDS encoding isochorismate synthase, whose translation MTREPSFVMASRGAVVAEGVHTAFPNIADARAALASHSTPIIVGALPFDMTKAAALIRPQSVQFLDALPDWPLRALPEVQIAETLPAPDEHRARIAAAVARLRDPDSGLHKVVLARALRLRADGPLDARTVLHRLVGADPAANGYLADLTAAGGGYSGSVLVGASPELLVARRGEQVVCAPFAGSAPRSPDPAADEASGAALAASAKDRHEHQLVVDAIGEVLQPLCDDLDVAAEPELRKTDAVWHLATRITGRLRDKSTTALDLAIALHPTPAVGGVPTADAAGLIAELEGDRGFYAGAVGWCDQRGDGRWVVSIRCAQLSADRRTADAYSGGGIVAESDPDDEVAETTTKFTTILSALGARP comes from the coding sequence GTGACCCGCGAACCGAGCTTCGTCATGGCCTCCCGCGGCGCGGTCGTCGCCGAAGGAGTGCACACGGCTTTCCCGAACATCGCCGACGCGCGGGCCGCGCTCGCGTCGCACAGCACCCCGATCATCGTGGGCGCCTTGCCTTTTGACATGACCAAGGCGGCGGCCCTGATCCGGCCGCAGAGCGTGCAGTTCCTCGACGCGCTGCCCGACTGGCCGCTGCGTGCACTGCCGGAAGTGCAAATCGCCGAGACTCTGCCGGCGCCCGACGAGCACCGGGCGCGGATCGCCGCGGCGGTGGCGCGGCTCCGCGATCCGGACAGCGGGTTGCACAAGGTGGTGCTGGCCCGCGCGCTGCGGCTGAGGGCCGACGGCCCGCTGGATGCGCGCACCGTGCTGCACCGGCTGGTCGGCGCCGACCCGGCGGCCAACGGCTACCTCGCCGACCTGACGGCGGCCGGCGGCGGCTACTCGGGCAGTGTGCTGGTCGGCGCGAGCCCCGAGCTGCTGGTGGCGCGGCGCGGGGAGCAGGTCGTCTGCGCGCCGTTCGCGGGTTCGGCTCCCCGCTCCCCCGACCCGGCGGCCGACGAGGCGAGCGGCGCGGCGCTGGCCGCGTCGGCCAAGGACCGCCACGAACACCAACTCGTCGTCGACGCGATCGGCGAGGTGCTGCAACCGCTGTGCGACGACCTCGACGTCGCTGCCGAGCCGGAGCTGCGCAAGACCGACGCGGTGTGGCATCTGGCCACCCGCATCACCGGTCGGTTACGCGACAAGTCAACGACCGCACTGGATTTGGCGATCGCACTGCACCCGACGCCCGCGGTCGGCGGTGTCCCGACGGCCGACGCGGCCGGACTGATCGCCGAACTCGAGGGCGACCGCGGCTTCTACGCGGGTGCGGTCGGCTGGTGCGATCAGCGCGGCGACGGCCGCTGGGTGGTGTCCATCCGCTGCGCCCAACTGTCGGCGGACCGGCGCACCGCCGACGCCTACTCCGGCGGCGGCATCGTCGCCGAATCCGACCCTGACGACGAAGTCGCCGAGACCACAACGAAATTCACCACGATCCTGTCCGCGCTGGGAGCCCGGCCGTGA
- a CDS encoding acid phosphatase, whose product MGLLQHRLVLLRHGETEWSKSGQHTSHTDLELTETGRDRAKLAAEALAELDLDDPLVFSSPLRRAVDTAELAGLTIADRTPLLTEWDYGRYEGLTTPQIRETVPDWLIWTHGADGGESVADVTARADRAVELALTHMETRDVVFVGHAHFSRSVIARWVELPVPNGIRFAMAPASIAVLGFEHGVRQIIAQGLTGHQDPCKPR is encoded by the coding sequence GTGGGCCTTCTGCAGCACCGTCTGGTACTGCTCCGTCACGGTGAGACGGAGTGGTCCAAGAGCGGTCAGCACACCAGCCACACCGACCTCGAACTGACCGAGACCGGGCGCGACCGCGCGAAGCTGGCGGCCGAGGCGCTGGCCGAACTCGACCTCGACGACCCGCTGGTGTTCAGCAGCCCCCTGCGCCGCGCCGTCGACACCGCCGAACTGGCCGGGCTGACCATCGCCGACCGGACCCCGCTGCTCACCGAGTGGGACTACGGCCGCTACGAGGGGCTGACCACCCCGCAGATCCGCGAGACCGTGCCCGACTGGCTGATCTGGACGCACGGCGCCGACGGCGGCGAAAGCGTCGCCGACGTCACCGCGCGCGCCGACCGCGCGGTCGAGCTCGCGCTCACCCACATGGAGACCCGCGACGTGGTGTTCGTCGGGCATGCCCACTTCTCCCGATCGGTGATCGCGCGCTGGGTGGAGCTGCCCGTGCCCAACGGCATCCGGTTCGCCATGGCGCCCGCCTCGATCGCGGTGCTGGGTTTCGAGCACGGCGTCCGGCAGATCATCGCCCAGGGCCTGACCGGCCACCAGGATCCGTGTAAGCCACGGTGA
- a CDS encoding DUF3107 domain-containing protein, whose translation MEVKIGVTDSPRELSFNSAQTPSEVEKLFTDALAQDAGVLALTDEKGRRFLVQTSKIAYVEIGAADVRRVGFGVGLGAKTG comes from the coding sequence GTGGAGGTCAAGATCGGGGTCACGGACAGCCCGCGCGAGCTGAGCTTCAACAGCGCGCAGACACCGAGCGAGGTCGAGAAGTTGTTCACCGACGCGCTGGCCCAGGACGCGGGCGTGCTGGCGCTCACCGACGAGAAGGGCCGCCGGTTCCTGGTGCAGACGTCGAAGATCGCCTACGTCGAGATCGGCGCCGCCGATGTGCGCCGGGTCGGATTCGGGGTCGGCCTCGGGGCCAAGACCGGTTAG
- a CDS encoding ParA family protein codes for MNTVTRVLAVANQKGGVAKTTTVASLGAAIQEKGKQVLLVDLDPQGSLTFSLGHDPDKLPVSIHEVLLGEVEPDAALLETPEGMALLPANIDLAGAEAMLLMRAGREYALKRALAKISSGYDVVIIDCPPSLGVLTLNGLTAADEVIVPLQCETLAHRGVGQFLRTIADVQAITNADLRLLGALPTLYDSRTTHSRDVLLDVADRYDLPVLAPPIPRTVRFAEASASGASVLASRKNKGAVAYRELAQALLKHWKSGKPMPTFSPEI; via the coding sequence ATGAACACCGTGACGCGGGTACTTGCGGTCGCCAATCAAAAGGGTGGGGTAGCCAAAACGACGACGGTCGCGTCGTTGGGTGCGGCGATTCAGGAGAAGGGCAAGCAGGTCCTGCTGGTGGACCTCGACCCGCAGGGGTCGTTGACGTTCTCGCTGGGCCACGACCCCGACAAGCTGCCGGTGTCGATCCACGAGGTGCTGCTCGGTGAGGTCGAGCCCGACGCGGCGCTGCTCGAGACGCCCGAGGGGATGGCGCTGCTGCCCGCCAACATCGACCTGGCCGGCGCGGAGGCGATGCTGTTGATGCGGGCCGGCCGGGAGTACGCGCTCAAACGCGCGCTCGCCAAGATCAGCAGCGGCTACGACGTGGTGATCATCGACTGCCCGCCGTCGCTGGGCGTGTTGACGCTCAACGGGTTGACCGCCGCCGACGAGGTGATCGTGCCGTTGCAGTGCGAGACGTTGGCCCACCGCGGCGTCGGACAGTTCCTGCGCACCATCGCCGACGTTCAGGCGATCACCAACGCCGACCTGCGGCTGCTCGGCGCGCTGCCGACGCTGTACGACTCACGCACCACGCACAGCCGCGACGTGCTGCTCGACGTCGCCGACCGCTACGACCTGCCGGTGCTGGCGCCACCGATCCCGCGCACCGTGCGCTTCGCCGAGGCCAGCGCGTCGGGCGCCTCGGTGCTGGCCAGCCGCAAGAACAAGGGCGCCGTGGCCTACCGCGAGCTGGCTCAGGCGCTGCTCAAGCACTGGAAGAGCGGCAAGCCGATGCCGACGTTCAGCCCGGAGATCTAG
- a CDS encoding ferritin-like fold-containing protein, translating into MNATPPAPEQTDPATAGVTAAHPGVTELFALLAYGEVAAFYRLTDEARMAPNLRGRINMAAMAAAEMNHYEVLRDALERRGVDVVPAMTKYASALENYHRLTTPSTWLEALVKTYVGDALAADFYLEIADALPDEVADVVRAVLSETGHSQFVVAEVRAAVTASDRQRHRLALWSRRLLGEAITQAQFVLADHDELVDLVMSSGEGLTQMTEFFDRLQRTHAARMQELGLA; encoded by the coding sequence ATGAACGCGACGCCGCCTGCACCCGAGCAGACCGATCCGGCGACGGCCGGCGTCACCGCCGCGCACCCCGGCGTCACCGAGCTTTTCGCGCTGCTGGCCTACGGCGAGGTGGCCGCCTTCTACCGGCTCACCGACGAGGCCCGGATGGCGCCCAACCTGCGAGGACGCATCAACATGGCCGCGATGGCGGCCGCCGAGATGAACCACTACGAGGTGCTGCGCGACGCGCTCGAGCGCCGCGGCGTCGACGTCGTGCCCGCGATGACGAAGTACGCGTCGGCGCTGGAGAACTACCACCGGCTGACCACCCCAAGCACCTGGCTGGAGGCGCTCGTCAAAACCTATGTCGGCGACGCGCTGGCCGCGGACTTCTACCTGGAGATCGCCGACGCGCTGCCCGACGAGGTGGCCGACGTGGTCCGAGCGGTGCTCTCGGAGACCGGCCACTCGCAGTTCGTCGTCGCCGAGGTGCGCGCCGCCGTGACCGCCAGCGACCGGCAGCGCCACCGGTTGGCGCTGTGGTCGCGCCGGCTGCTCGGCGAGGCGATCACCCAGGCGCAGTTCGTGCTCGCCGACCACGACGAGCTCGTCGACCTGGTGATGTCCAGCGGCGAGGGGCTCACCCAGATGACCGAGTTCTTCGACCGGTTGCAGCGCACCCACGCCGCCCGCATGCAGGAGCTGGGCCTGGCCTGA